From one Solanum lycopersicum chromosome 12, SLM_r2.1 genomic stretch:
- the LOC138340613 gene encoding uncharacterized protein, producing MTAQVNRQDVLRENPPVRSIADRLRDFTRMNPPIFTGAKTSEDPQEFIDELHKILVAMGATDIEKAELASYQLKDVAQTWCKMWRDNRVLGEVPVTWELFKTAFLERFFPREMKEAKVEEFINLKQGSMTAREYSLKFVKLSRYVLPLVFDNKNDEST from the coding sequence atgactgcccaagtcaaCCGGCAGGATGTTCTAAGGGAAAACCCACCGGTTCGCAGCATAGCTGACAGACtgcgagacttcacgaggatgaatcctccaattttCACAGGGGCTAAGACTTCAGAAGATCCTCAGGAATTTATAGACGAGTTGCATAAGATACTGGTGGCCATGGGGGccactgatattgagaaggctgagttggcttcctaccagctcaaagatgttgcacagacttggtgcaaaatGTGGCGAGATAACCGTGTCCTAGGAGAGGTGCCAGTCACCTGGGAGCTGTTCAAGACAGCATTTTTGGAAaggttcttccctagagagatgaaagaggccaaggttgaggagttcatcaacctcaagcaaggATCCATGACTgccagggagtattccctgaagtttgtgaagTTATCAAGGTATGTACTTCCCTTAGTATTTGATAACAAGAATGATGAGAGTACTTAA
- the LOC138340258 gene encoding uncharacterized protein encodes MSRFLTGINGDLEEDCRAAMLHDNMDLSRLMMHVQQVEDSRKRRGVRDVRRPRPQDQAGPSHGGHRNNFGVREQPKFKKGQQSAGNSDPQRNTTPRGGRPEPKRGNGDCPQNRGQAGGNAQPRPTPQGAAAAEPPKRNRFYALKGREEQEKSADVVTGMLQVFSTSV; translated from the exons ATGAGTAGattcctcacaggaatcaatGGAGACCTGGAGGAGGATTGTCGggctgcgatgctccatgataatatggacctttctagattaatgatgcatgtccagcaggtagaggacagccgaaagaggagaggtgtacgtgatgttaggaggcctaggcctcaagatcaggcaggTCCCAGCCATGGAGGCCATAGAAATAATTTTGGCGTCCGCGAGCAGCCCAAATTTAAGAAGGGGCAACAGAGTGCTGGTAATTCTGACCCTCAGAGAAATACAACACCTAGAGGAGGCAGACCCGAACCCAAGaggggcaatggag ATTGTCCCCAGAACAGAGGTCAAGCTGggggtaatgctcagcctaggcctacCCCACAGGGTGCAGCAGCAGCCGAGCCTCCCAAGAGGAACAGATTTTATGCCTTGAAAGgtagggaggagcaggagaagtccgctgatgtggtcacaggtatgctgcaagtattctcaacttctgtttag